The following proteins are encoded in a genomic region of Scleropages formosus unplaced genomic scaffold, fSclFor1.1, whole genome shotgun sequence:
- the LOC108928371 gene encoding retinol dehydrogenase 7: MCSPVCSMEHLWMYAAAVLLLLWLLVWLWRDSLVISDIGENYVFVTGCDSGFGNLLCKRLDRRGFRVLAGCLTEKGADNLRRATGPKLKTILLDVTDSSSIRRAMEWTKKEVGDRGLWGLVNNAGRSLPMGPTEWMRMEDFHSTLRVNMMGVIEMTMTFLPLLKKGRGRVVNVASVLGRVAANGGGYCISKFAVESFSDCLRRDIHYFGIKVSIIEPGFFKTAVTSLEPIERELHRLWNQLSPEVRDSYGEKYFDRYIKVQRLIMNMLCDPDLSKVTNCMEHALTAQYPRTRYSAGWDAKFAWIPLSYAPACLLDFFLRTVLPRPAQSV; encoded by the exons atGTGCTCTCCTGTGTGCAGCATGGAGCACCTGTGGATGTATGCAgcggctgtgctgctgctgctctggctgCTGGTGTGGCTGTGGAGAGATAGCCTGGTCATCTCAGACATCGGTGAAAACTATGTCTTTGTGACTGGCTGTGACTCGGGCTTTGGGAACCTCCTGTGCAAGCGGCTGGACCGCCGCGGCTTCCGCGTGCTGGCCGGCTGTTTGACGGAGAAGGGCGCGGACAACCTACGCCGGGCGACAGGGCCCAAGCTGAAGACCATCCTGCTGGATGTGACGGACAGCAGCAGTATCCGTCGGGCCATGGAGTGGACAAAGAAGGAAGTGGGTGACAGAg GTCTGTGGGGCCTCGTGAACAACGCGGGCCGGTCCCTTCCCATGGGCCCCACGGAGTGGATGCGGATGGAGGACTTCCACAGCACGCTGCGAGTCAACATGATGGGCGTCATTGAGATGACGATGACCTTCCTGCCACTGCTGAAGAAAGGCCGGGGGCGGGTGGTCAACGTGGCGTCCGTCCTGGGCCGTGTCGCCGCTAACGGTGGCGGGTATTGCATCTCGAAATTTGCAGTGGAGTCCTTCTCTGACTGCCTCAG GAGGGACATACACTACTTTGGCATCAAGGTGAGCATCATCGAGCCGGGCTTCTTCAAGACAGCGGTGACCAGCCTGGAGCCAATCGAGAGGGAGCTGCACCGCCTGTGGAACCAGCTGAGCCCAGAGGTGCGGGACAGCTATGGGGAGAAGTACTTTGACAGGT ATATCAAGGTCCAGCGGTTGATCATGAACATGTTGTGTGACCCGGACCTGAGCAAGGTGACAAACTGCATGGAGCACGCTTTGACAGCACAGTACCCCCGAACGCGTTACAGCGCTGGCTGGGACGCAAAGTTCGCATGGATTCCCCTGTCCTACGCCCCTGCCTGTCTGCTGGACTTCTTCCTTAGGACTGTGCTACCGCGTCCGGCGCAGAGCGTCTAG